TCGACGATTACGTAAAAACAGATTCTCTGTTTTTACGTAATCGTCGAGCAAAGCATCAAAACTGGGTGCCACCATTCTCAAATTCATCCGCTACCGGGGCAGCGAAGCCCAGATCGTCCAGTATTGAGGGAGCATAGCCCCATAAAAGTCCTGTGCGGTCACGCACCTTCAGGGTGCACCGGCCGAGCTACTGGCGCTGATGAAGTGCTTGCAGGACCGGGAATTTGCCGAGAAAACCGCGCGTTTTCTGAGTAATCCGGGCGCCTGATACGCCTATGGGCGGAGGGGGGCGCGTTTTTCCCCTTGTCGGGAAGCCCCGGTCCAGCCTTAATCTGCCCGCAAAGACTTTTACCTTTTTCTTCTCATGAGCAGGCTGGACATTCTGAAAACAAACGCCGAGAGCATCATCGGTGACGAGGACATGATGGAGCGCATCCGCGCTGGCAAAAAGCTGAAGATCAAGCTCGGCGTCGACCCCACGCGCCCCGACCTGACCTTTGGGCACATGGTCGTCTTTAACAAGATGAAGCAGTTTCAGGCCATGGGCCACGAGTGTATCCTGCTCATCGGTGACTACACCGCCACGATCGGCGACCCCTCGGGCCGCTCCGAGACACGCCCCGTCCTGACCGACGAGGAAGTCGCCCAGAATGCCGAGACCTACCTCGACCAGGCCTTTAAGATCCTCGACAGCAATCTGACCACCGTCCGCTACAACAGCGAGTGGTTCCGCAAGATGGACTTCTCCGAGGCGCTGAACCTGACCCGGCAGATGACCGTCGCCCGCATGCTGGAGCGCGACGACTTCGCCAAGCGCTACGCCTCCCGCACGCCGATTTCCATCGTCGAGTTCCTCTACCCGCTGATCCAGGGCTACGACTCGGTCATGCTGGAGTCCGACGTCGAGCTCGGCGGCTCCGACCAGCTCTTTAATATGCTGGTGGGCCGCGCCCTCCAGAAGAACGCCGGGCAGCCGGAGCAGACCGTCATCACCATGCCGCTGCTGGTCGGCCTCGAC
This genomic interval from Ruficoccus sp. ZRK36 contains the following:
- the tyrS gene encoding tyrosine--tRNA ligase, whose product is MSRLDILKTNAESIIGDEDMMERIRAGKKLKIKLGVDPTRPDLTFGHMVVFNKMKQFQAMGHECILLIGDYTATIGDPSGRSETRPVLTDEEVAQNAETYLDQAFKILDSNLTTVRYNSEWFRKMDFSEALNLTRQMTVARMLERDDFAKRYASRTPISIVEFLYPLIQGYDSVMLESDVELGGSDQLFNMLVGRALQKNAGQPEQTVITMPLLVGLDGSKKMSKSAGNYISFNDSAKDMFGKIMSINDDTMWDYYKLLLEVDDEVIARHKQEHPMEAKKHLAVSLTAMFHSLEEGRHERQQFEQVFSKNKLPDNMPTFTWQEIAGDEPQLPLLETLNRTQLFPSKKEVRRLIEQGAVKLNEEKVSDAFAPLEKPEKEHILQAGKRTFVKIVA